The Aureimonas mangrovi genome includes a region encoding these proteins:
- a CDS encoding YciI-like protein, with translation MPHFALICNDRPDAGTLRADTRPAHVEFLNGLGAALGFAGPFLDDAGKPNGSLVVIEATDEAAARAIAAQDPYAKAGLFSNVEIRAWNWVFNKPGA, from the coding sequence ATGCCGCACTTCGCCCTCATCTGCAACGACCGCCCGGATGCGGGCACGCTGCGCGCCGACACGCGCCCGGCCCATGTCGAGTTCCTGAACGGTCTCGGCGCCGCGCTCGGCTTCGCTGGTCCCTTCCTCGACGATGCCGGCAAGCCGAACGGCAGCCTCGTGGTCATCGAGGCGACGGACGAGGCGGCGGCGCGAGCCATCGCGGCGCAGGACCCCTATGCGAAGGCGGGGCTGTTCTCGAATGTCGAGATCCGTGCCTGGAACTGGGTCTTCAACAAGCCGGGAGCCTGA
- a CDS encoding response regulator transcription factor gives MSARSILIIDDDDDLRSALAEQLGLHEEFTVLEEANATKGINTARSDHVDLVVMDVGLPDMDGREAVKVLRKSGFKAPVIILTGHDADADTILGLEAGANDYVTKPFRFAVLLARIRAQLRQHEQSEDATFQVGPYVFRPSQKALTDEKGGKIRLTEKETAIIRYLYRADRRVVTRDVLLEEVWGYNSGVTTHTLETHVYRLRQKIEPDPSNARLIVTESGGYKLMP, from the coding sequence ATGAGCGCGCGAAGCATTCTCATCATCGACGACGACGACGACCTGCGCTCTGCGCTGGCCGAGCAACTCGGCCTGCACGAGGAGTTCACGGTGCTGGAGGAGGCGAACGCTACGAAGGGCATCAATACCGCGCGTTCGGACCATGTCGATCTTGTGGTGATGGATGTCGGCCTGCCGGACATGGACGGCCGCGAGGCGGTGAAGGTTCTGCGTAAGTCGGGTTTCAAGGCGCCTGTCATCATCCTCACCGGCCATGACGCGGATGCCGACACCATTCTCGGCCTGGAGGCCGGTGCCAACGACTACGTGACGAAGCCCTTCCGCTTCGCCGTCCTTCTTGCGCGCATTCGCGCCCAGCTGCGCCAGCACGAACAGAGCGAAGACGCCACTTTTCAAGTCGGCCCCTACGTCTTCCGTCCCAGCCAGAAAGCGTTGACGGACGAGAAGGGCGGCAAGATCCGATTGACCGAGAAGGAGACGGCGATCATCCGCTATCTCTACCGGGCGGATAGACGCGTGGTGACGCGCGACGTGCTGCTGGAGGAGGTGTGGGGCTATAATTCGGGCGTGACGACGCACACGCTTGAAACCCATGTCTACCGGCTGCGGCAGAAGATCGAGCCCGATCCCTCCAATGCGCGGCTCATCGTCACGGAATCCGGCGGCTACAAGCTGATGCCGTGA
- a CDS encoding NmrA/HSCARG family protein produces the protein MSLHQPILVFGATGQQGGSVAAALLKAGHSVRAIVRDLSSPGALALRDAGAELVEGSFDDKASMEQAMQDVQGVFSVQPSSPGGTVTDEEEVRYGIVVADLAAEAGVQHLVYSSGAAVGDKPTGVAHFDTKMRIEAHVRALPITWTIVRPAIFMEMLVMPGFGLDEDRFTFFARPDQSMQFIAVEDIGRIVATVFAAPKRFGGQTFEIAGDQLTGRELETLFSREAGRPIAYARFSDDVLAANPFLAKLTRLLDEGPVAGHADLDALRAIEPGLTRFSTWLAGSGREPFARALGAKGAWAYNSA, from the coding sequence ATGTCACTTCATCAGCCGATCCTTGTGTTCGGGGCTACCGGTCAGCAGGGCGGATCGGTCGCGGCCGCGCTCTTGAAAGCAGGGCACTCCGTTCGCGCCATCGTGCGCGACCTGTCGTCACCGGGCGCCTTGGCACTGCGGGACGCCGGCGCAGAGCTGGTAGAGGGTAGCTTCGACGACAAAGCGTCGATGGAGCAGGCCATGCAGGATGTCCAAGGCGTATTCAGCGTCCAGCCGAGTTCGCCAGGCGGCACGGTGACAGACGAGGAGGAAGTGCGCTACGGTATTGTAGTCGCAGACCTGGCAGCCGAGGCGGGCGTCCAGCACCTCGTCTACAGCTCGGGCGCTGCGGTCGGCGACAAGCCGACGGGGGTTGCCCATTTCGACACGAAAATGCGCATTGAGGCGCATGTCCGCGCCCTGCCGATCACCTGGACGATTGTGCGTCCCGCGATCTTCATGGAAATGCTCGTGATGCCGGGCTTCGGTCTGGACGAGGACCGCTTTACTTTCTTCGCCCGGCCGGACCAGTCCATGCAGTTCATCGCCGTCGAGGATATCGGTCGGATCGTCGCGACCGTCTTCGCCGCGCCGAAGCGGTTCGGTGGGCAGACGTTCGAGATTGCAGGCGATCAGTTGACGGGACGCGAGTTGGAGACGCTGTTTAGCCGCGAGGCAGGCCGTCCCATCGCCTACGCACGTTTCTCCGACGACGTTCTGGCGGCCAATCCCTTTCTCGCCAAGCTGACAAGGCTCTTGGACGAGGGTCCGGTCGCTGGACACGCCGACCTCGACGCTCTGCGCGCGATCGAACCGGGCCTTACGCGCTTCTCGACATGGCTTGCAGGGAGCGGACGAGAGCCCTTTGCCCGAGCGCTCGGTGCCAAAGGCGCCTGGGCCTATAACAGCGCCTGA
- a CDS encoding class I SAM-dependent methyltransferase, translated as MLANTARLAPPHVPEIVLNLASEAHDLWLKTEEELAEIGLPPPFWAFAWAGGQGLARHVLDHPELVAGRAVLDFASGSGLVAIAAAKAGARDVTAVDVDPFCEAATALNAAANGAAIRFTQRDVIGQQIEADVLLAGDVFYDREFAARLVPWFDELAAAGTKIVVGDPGRAYLPKNRIEQLAVYEVPVSRALEDAEVKRTTVWRWRG; from the coding sequence ATCCTCGCCAACACGGCACGCCTTGCCCCGCCGCATGTGCCGGAGATCGTGCTGAACCTTGCGAGCGAGGCGCACGATCTCTGGCTGAAGACGGAGGAGGAACTGGCCGAGATCGGCCTCCCGCCGCCCTTCTGGGCCTTCGCCTGGGCCGGCGGCCAGGGGCTCGCGCGCCATGTCCTCGATCATCCGGAACTCGTCGCAGGCCGCGCCGTCCTCGACTTCGCCTCAGGCTCCGGCCTCGTCGCGATCGCGGCGGCGAAGGCCGGCGCGCGGGACGTCACCGCCGTCGACGTCGACCCGTTCTGCGAAGCCGCCACCGCGCTCAATGCGGCAGCGAATGGGGCCGCGATCCGCTTCACGCAGCGCGACGTCATCGGCCAGCAGATCGAAGCCGACGTGCTTTTGGCGGGCGACGTCTTCTACGACCGGGAGTTCGCCGCGCGGCTCGTACCGTGGTTCGACGAGCTGGCTGCCGCCGGGACCAAGATCGTCGTCGGCGATCCCGGCCGCGCTTATCTGCCGAAGAACCGGATCGAACAGCTCGCTGTCTACGAGGTGCCGGTGTCCCGCGCGCTTGAGGACGCCGAGGTCAAGCGCACCACCGTCTGGCGCTGGCGCGGTTGA
- a CDS encoding FdhF/YdeP family oxidoreductase: protein MRRSEITDRPKVRAYDQPTGGWGSMKSLLEKSFAENVSKTALWGVLSKQNKTGGVMCVSCSWAKPAGKDAHLYEFCENGAKATIWEMTEARTGRDFFARHRVSELLDWTDYDLEKSGRLTSPMRYDASLDQYVPVTWESAFAEIGKELKALDPKSVIFYASGRASLETSFMYQLLARIYGNQNLPDSSNMCHESTSVGLKASIGSPVGTVTLEDFDHTDMMFFFGHNTGTNAPRLLHQLQEVRKRGAPVVTFNPIEERGLMRFKSPQNPAEMLSPGPGTKMSSDYLQLKCGGDIAAMTGIAKTVLALDDEAKASGGPRVLDVDFIEAHCDGFAEFEAFVRGSEWAEIEHYSGLSREDLEDVGRTYSRANAVIAHYGMGLTQHRHGVKNVQMLVNLMLMRGNVGKKGAGLSPIRGHSNVQGQRTVGITEKTELVPVEKFEQFYGFQAPREKGLATVEACEGVLDGSVKAFIGLGGNFVRAIPETELMEGAWGGLRLHVEIATKLNRSHLVPGEVTYLLPCLGRTELDHQATGDQWVSIEDSTATIHGSFGFRPPASPELLSEPKIVAEIAKATIAGKSTIPWDEWVGDYSRVRDEIERCYPEHFKDFNARFRQPGGFHRDIKACYREWETESGKANFVLPDGFDANPDVDMSGENVFRLMTLRSNDQFNTTVYGYDDRLRGVWGSRMVLLMNGEDMQRLGLRDQDLVDVRTHVDDGVERRVEALRVHSFKLPKGDVGGYFPELNKLIPLWHHAEESLCPAAKCVPVEVTRSAVQHVEAPVRAA, encoded by the coding sequence ATGAGGCGCAGCGAGATCACCGATCGACCGAAGGTGCGCGCCTACGACCAGCCGACGGGCGGTTGGGGGTCGATGAAGTCGCTTCTCGAAAAATCCTTCGCGGAAAACGTTTCCAAGACAGCGCTCTGGGGCGTCCTGTCGAAGCAGAACAAGACCGGCGGTGTCATGTGCGTCTCCTGCTCATGGGCCAAGCCCGCGGGCAAGGACGCCCACCTCTACGAATTCTGCGAGAACGGCGCCAAGGCGACCATCTGGGAGATGACCGAGGCGCGCACCGGCCGCGATTTCTTCGCGCGGCACCGCGTGAGCGAGCTTCTGGACTGGACGGACTACGACCTGGAGAAGAGCGGTCGTCTGACGAGCCCGATGCGCTACGACGCCTCGCTCGACCAGTATGTGCCCGTCACCTGGGAAAGCGCCTTCGCGGAGATCGGCAAGGAGCTGAAGGCGCTCGATCCGAAATCGGTGATCTTCTACGCGTCCGGCCGTGCGTCGCTGGAAACGAGTTTCATGTACCAGCTTCTGGCGCGTATCTACGGCAACCAGAACCTGCCGGACTCCTCCAACATGTGCCACGAGTCCACCTCGGTCGGCCTCAAGGCCTCGATCGGCTCGCCGGTGGGAACGGTGACACTGGAGGATTTCGACCACACCGACATGATGTTCTTCTTTGGGCACAACACCGGCACCAATGCGCCGCGCCTTCTTCACCAGTTGCAGGAGGTGCGAAAGCGCGGCGCCCCGGTCGTGACGTTCAACCCGATCGAGGAGCGCGGACTGATGCGCTTCAAGAGCCCGCAGAACCCCGCGGAGATGCTCTCGCCCGGCCCCGGCACCAAGATGTCGAGCGACTATCTGCAGCTTAAGTGCGGCGGCGACATCGCCGCGATGACCGGCATCGCCAAGACGGTATTGGCGCTCGACGACGAAGCGAAGGCCAGCGGCGGCCCCCGTGTCCTCGACGTCGACTTCATCGAGGCGCACTGCGACGGCTTCGCGGAATTCGAGGCGTTCGTGCGCGGTTCCGAATGGGCCGAGATCGAGCACTATTCCGGACTCTCGCGCGAAGACCTCGAGGATGTCGGCCGCACCTATTCTCGGGCCAACGCCGTCATCGCCCACTACGGCATGGGCCTGACGCAGCATCGCCACGGCGTGAAGAACGTGCAGATGCTCGTCAATCTGATGCTGATGCGCGGCAATGTGGGCAAGAAGGGCGCCGGCCTGTCGCCGATCCGCGGCCATTCCAACGTCCAGGGGCAACGTACGGTGGGCATCACCGAGAAGACGGAACTCGTCCCCGTGGAGAAGTTCGAACAGTTCTACGGCTTCCAGGCCCCGCGTGAGAAGGGGCTCGCGACGGTCGAAGCCTGCGAGGGCGTGCTCGACGGCTCGGTAAAGGCCTTTATCGGGCTCGGCGGCAATTTCGTGCGCGCCATTCCCGAAACCGAGCTGATGGAAGGGGCGTGGGGCGGGCTGCGGCTGCATGTCGAGATCGCCACCAAGCTCAACCGCTCGCATCTCGTGCCGGGCGAGGTGACGTATCTCCTGCCGTGCCTCGGGCGCACCGAGCTCGACCATCAGGCGACGGGCGACCAGTGGGTGTCGATCGAGGATTCCACCGCCACCATCCATGGCTCCTTCGGCTTCCGCCCGCCGGCCTCGCCGGAACTTCTGTCGGAGCCGAAGATCGTCGCCGAGATCGCCAAGGCGACGATCGCCGGCAAGAGCACTATCCCGTGGGACGAGTGGGTGGGCGACTACAGCCGGGTTCGCGACGAGATCGAGCGCTGCTACCCGGAGCATTTTAAGGATTTCAACGCCCGCTTTCGCCAGCCCGGCGGTTTTCACCGCGACATCAAGGCCTGCTACCGCGAGTGGGAGACCGAAAGCGGCAAGGCGAATTTCGTCCTGCCCGACGGTTTCGATGCCAATCCGGACGTCGACATGAGCGGCGAGAACGTCTTCAGGCTGATGACGCTGCGCTCGAACGACCAGTTCAACACGACGGTCTACGGTTATGACGACCGGCTGCGCGGGGTCTGGGGCTCGCGCATGGTGCTCCTGATGAACGGCGAGGACATGCAGCGTCTCGGCCTGCGGGACCAGGACCTCGTGGACGTGCGCACCCATGTCGACGACGGTGTGGAGCGGCGCGTCGAGGCACTGCGCGTTCACTCCTTCAAGTTGCCGAAGGGCGATGTCGGCGGCTATTTCCCGGAGCTGAACAAGCTCATTCCCCTGTGGCACCACGCGGAGGAGAGCCTGTGCCCGGCAGCCAAATGCGTGCCCGTGGAGGTGACGCGCTCGGCTGTGCAACATGTGGAGGCGCCGGTGCGGGCGGCATGA
- a CDS encoding DUF3072 domain-containing protein: MASDPKHAGLSNTEKDPEDWTTGEEPMTGAQASYLKTLCEETETPFDETLTKADASKLIDELQGRSSRLKKNG, translated from the coding sequence ATGGCGAGCGACCCGAAACATGCCGGCCTCTCCAACACGGAGAAGGACCCGGAAGACTGGACGACCGGCGAGGAGCCGATGACCGGCGCACAGGCGTCTTATCTCAAGACGCTGTGCGAGGAGACGGAAACGCCCTTCGACGAGACGCTGACGAAGGCGGACGCCTCCAAGCTCATCGACGAGTTGCAGGGCAGGAGTTCGCGGCTGAAGAAGAACGGCTGA
- a CDS encoding winged helix-turn-helix transcriptional regulator, translated as MERLIHGRPYQETDKGPVFRPCAPNSVLARLGDKWTILVMSHLAVAPGHRLRFSELKSGIEGITQRMLTVTLRLLERDGLVSRHYFPEVPPRVEYELTEMGASMLPALEGFTSWIRDNWPRIAACRRQYDGKQDNAG; from the coding sequence ATGGAGCGGCTGATACACGGAAGGCCCTACCAGGAGACCGACAAAGGTCCCGTGTTCCGGCCCTGCGCTCCGAATAGCGTATTGGCGCGGCTCGGCGACAAATGGACGATCCTCGTCATGAGTCATTTGGCGGTGGCCCCTGGGCACCGCCTCCGCTTTTCGGAGCTGAAGTCGGGAATCGAGGGCATCACGCAGCGCATGTTGACGGTTACGCTTCGTCTCCTCGAGCGCGACGGGCTCGTCTCGCGCCACTATTTTCCCGAGGTGCCGCCTCGCGTCGAGTACGAGCTGACCGAGATGGGCGCGAGCATGCTGCCGGCGTTGGAAGGTTTTACGTCCTGGATCCGAGACAACTGGCCTCGTATAGCGGCTTGCCGTCGCCAGTACGATGGCAAGCAGGACAATGCGGGTTAA
- a CDS encoding cyclic nucleotide-binding domain-containing protein → MSLESDIDILSGVALFSDLTRDQLRLLAFGAEHRSLREGEFLYRAEARADAGFVIVSGRVELVVEGKRGRRVLAEAGPGTLLGELALITETRRGANAVTASPCDVIRIARPLFRRMLQEFPEIAEGVRARIAADLADMTQSVVALEGRFED, encoded by the coding sequence ATGAGCCTTGAAAGCGACATCGACATCCTGAGCGGGGTCGCCCTGTTCTCGGACCTGACGCGCGATCAGCTGCGGCTGCTCGCCTTCGGCGCGGAGCACCGCTCGCTGCGCGAGGGGGAGTTCCTGTACCGCGCCGAGGCGCGCGCCGACGCGGGCTTCGTGATCGTCTCCGGCCGGGTCGAGCTCGTCGTCGAGGGCAAGCGCGGCCGTCGCGTCCTGGCCGAGGCGGGCCCTGGCACGCTTCTCGGCGAACTCGCGCTCATCACCGAGACCCGGCGCGGGGCGAATGCGGTGACGGCATCGCCCTGCGACGTCATCCGGATCGCCCGCCCGCTCTTTCGCCGGATGCTCCAGGAGTTTCCCGAGATCGCCGAGGGCGTGCGCGCGCGCATCGCCGCCGACCTCGCCGACATGACGCAGAGCGTCGTCGCGCTCGAAGGCCGCTTCGAGGACTGA
- a CDS encoding EVE domain-containing protein: MAHWLFKSEPHKWSFEAQVKAGEKGTQWDGVRNYQARNFMREMKVGERGFFYHSNEGKAVVGIVEVIAEAHHDTTSEDPRWECVDLKAVMPVKEEVTLEAIKADPALKDMVLVNNSRLSVQPVTKAEFDHICRMAGLDPKEAAGTR, encoded by the coding sequence TTGGCACACTGGCTGTTCAAGTCCGAGCCGCACAAATGGTCCTTCGAGGCGCAGGTGAAGGCCGGTGAGAAGGGCACGCAATGGGACGGCGTGCGCAACTACCAGGCCCGCAACTTCATGCGCGAGATGAAGGTCGGCGAGCGCGGCTTCTTCTACCATTCCAACGAGGGCAAGGCCGTCGTCGGCATCGTCGAGGTGATCGCGGAGGCTCACCACGACACGACGAGCGAGGACCCGCGCTGGGAATGCGTGGACCTGAAGGCCGTCATGCCCGTGAAGGAGGAGGTGACGCTGGAGGCCATCAAGGCCGATCCTGCGCTGAAGGACATGGTGCTCGTCAACAATTCGCGCCTCTCGGTGCAGCCGGTGACCAAGGCCGAGTTCGACCACATCTGCCGCATGGCAGGGCTCGACCCGAAGGAGGCGGCGGGAACACGCTGA
- a CDS encoding acyl-CoA dehydrogenase family protein has translation MDFDLSEEQRMLKDSAERLLADRYDFEARRRHGEGDRGWSEDIWSRFAELGLLALPFAEEDGGIGGGPVETMIVMEALGGKLTLEPYLASVVLAGGALRRAPDALRAEWVPKIASGEAVLAFAHHERQARYEIFDVAATARQNGDGFILDGEKSLVLGGDSADQLVVSARVFGERRERGGIALFLVDPRTEGVTLRPFPTQDGRRAAEIQFSNVRVTPGDIVAGPDKGADVLAAIVDEAIAALCAEAVGAMAAACTMTVEYLKTRKQFGTTIGSFQALQHRAADMYVALEQARSMALFATMMAGSEDAAERAQAVSAAKVQIGRSARLIGQEAIQLHGGIGMTMETAIGHYFKRLTMIETMFGDADHHLRMVAANGGRL, from the coding sequence ATGGATTTTGATCTGTCCGAAGAGCAGCGAATGCTGAAGGATTCGGCCGAGCGCCTGCTCGCCGACCGCTATGATTTCGAGGCGCGGCGCCGGCATGGCGAGGGCGACAGGGGCTGGAGCGAAGACATCTGGTCCCGCTTCGCGGAGCTCGGCCTTCTGGCGCTGCCCTTCGCCGAGGAAGACGGCGGCATCGGCGGCGGGCCCGTCGAGACGATGATCGTGATGGAGGCGCTGGGGGGCAAGCTGACGCTGGAGCCCTATCTCGCCTCGGTCGTGCTCGCCGGCGGCGCACTGCGCCGCGCGCCCGATGCCCTGCGGGCGGAATGGGTGCCGAAGATCGCGAGCGGCGAGGCCGTGCTCGCCTTCGCCCATCACGAGCGGCAGGCGCGTTACGAAATCTTCGACGTCGCTGCGACAGCCCGGCAAAACGGCGACGGCTTCATCCTCGACGGCGAGAAGTCGCTGGTGCTCGGGGGCGACAGCGCTGATCAGCTCGTCGTTTCAGCGCGCGTCTTCGGCGAGCGGCGCGAGCGTGGCGGCATCGCGCTGTTTCTCGTCGATCCGCGCACTGAGGGCGTGACGCTGCGGCCCTTCCCGACGCAGGACGGGCGACGCGCCGCCGAGATCCAGTTCTCGAATGTGCGCGTGACCCCGGGCGACATCGTCGCCGGGCCGGACAAGGGCGCGGACGTGCTGGCCGCCATCGTCGATGAGGCGATCGCCGCTCTCTGCGCCGAGGCCGTCGGCGCGATGGCCGCGGCCTGCACGATGACGGTGGAATACCTGAAGACCCGCAAGCAGTTCGGCACGACCATCGGCTCCTTCCAGGCGCTCCAGCACCGCGCGGCCGACATGTATGTCGCGCTGGAGCAGGCGCGCTCCATGGCGCTCTTCGCGACGATGATGGCGGGCAGCGAGGACGCGGCCGAGCGCGCGCAGGCCGTGAGCGCGGCGAAAGTCCAGATCGGCCGCTCCGCCCGGCTGATCGGCCAGGAGGCGATCCAGCTTCACGGCGGCATCGGCATGACGATGGAGACGGCCATCGGCCACTATTTCAAACGTCTCACGATGATCGAGACGATGTTCGGCGACGCCGACCACCACCTTCGCATGGTCGCGGCGAACGGTGGCAGGCTCTAG
- a CDS encoding L,D-transpeptidase family protein, translated as MAAGPAAPLPRLFEKQSVKRSASFPPLRHAERAKSTKFVVRRSPLGARRGILQAGTMRLPCVLGRGGTSIFKREGDGATPVASMALLFAYRRAAGTVRVVPPMPWRFSRKDDGWCDAPLHAAYNRPVRLPFSQSAETMQRADRLYDLVVVLDWNIVSRRRGAGSAIFLHVAKKGYPPTAGCVAVNPHDMRRLVPFLRTGTRLVVHR; from the coding sequence GTGGCTGCGGGCCCCGCAGCGCCCCTCCCACGACTCTTCGAGAAACAATCTGTGAAGCGATCGGCCTCATTTCCACCTCTGCGCCACGCGGAGCGCGCAAAAAGTACGAAGTTCGTGGTGCGCCGGTCGCCGCTCGGCGCGCGCCGCGGCATCCTGCAAGCTGGAACGATGCGCCTTCCATGCGTGCTGGGGCGAGGGGGAACCAGCATCTTCAAGCGCGAGGGGGACGGCGCGACGCCGGTGGCGTCGATGGCTCTCCTCTTCGCTTATCGCAGGGCCGCGGGCACGGTTCGCGTCGTGCCGCCGATGCCCTGGCGCTTCTCGCGAAAGGATGACGGCTGGTGCGACGCGCCGCTTCATGCCGCCTATAACCGCCCGGTCCGCCTGCCTTTTTCGCAAAGCGCGGAGACGATGCAACGTGCCGACCGGCTCTACGATCTCGTTGTTGTACTCGACTGGAACATTGTTTCGCGGCGGCGCGGGGCGGGCAGCGCCATCTTCCTCCACGTCGCCAAGAAAGGTTATCCGCCGACGGCCGGTTGCGTGGCCGTCAACCCCCATGACATGCGCCGCCTCGTGCCCTTCCTGCGGACCGGAACGCGCCTTGTGGTTCACCGCTGA
- the pimC gene encoding pimeloyl-CoA dehydrogenase large subunit, whose translation MDLRFTEDERAFREEVRAFVRESLPAQTRERMLAGHHPTRDDIAGWQKILNAKGWAVPHWPVEWGGTGWGPVKQYIFREELQSAPAPEPLAFGVYMVGPVIAEFGNEEQKKRFLPRIANIDDWWCQGFSEPDAGSDLASVKTTAVREGDQYVVNGQKTWTTLGQYADWIFCLVRTDRDAKKQAGISFLLIDMKTPGVTVRPIVTIDGGREVNEVFFDDVRVPAENLVGEENKGWDYAKFLLSNERVGIARIGISKERLRKVRELAAAERASDGAPLMDDPRFAEKVAEVEIELKALEITQMRVLAAERDGGRGKPNPLSSVLKLRGSQIQQKTTELLLEIAGPYAMPFAPEHGDGSNEPPVGPDWASVVAPTYFNARKVSIYGGSNEIQRNIVAKAILGL comes from the coding sequence GTGGACCTTCGCTTCACAGAGGACGAGCGCGCGTTCCGCGAGGAGGTTCGCGCCTTCGTTCGGGAAAGCCTGCCGGCGCAGACGCGAGAGCGCATGCTGGCGGGCCACCACCCGACGCGGGACGACATCGCCGGCTGGCAGAAGATCCTCAACGCCAAGGGCTGGGCCGTGCCGCACTGGCCGGTCGAATGGGGCGGGACGGGCTGGGGCCCGGTGAAGCAGTACATCTTCCGCGAGGAGTTGCAGAGCGCGCCGGCGCCGGAGCCGCTGGCCTTCGGTGTCTACATGGTGGGACCGGTGATCGCCGAATTCGGCAACGAGGAACAGAAGAAGCGCTTCCTGCCGCGCATCGCCAATATCGACGACTGGTGGTGCCAGGGCTTCTCGGAGCCCGACGCGGGCTCGGACCTCGCCTCGGTCAAGACCACCGCCGTGCGCGAGGGCGACCAGTACGTCGTCAACGGCCAGAAGACCTGGACGACGCTCGGCCAGTATGCCGACTGGATCTTCTGCCTCGTGCGCACCGACAGGGACGCGAAGAAGCAGGCCGGCATCTCGTTCCTCCTGATCGACATGAAGACGCCGGGCGTCACCGTGCGCCCGATCGTGACGATCGACGGCGGGCGTGAGGTCAACGAGGTCTTCTTCGACGATGTGCGCGTGCCGGCGGAGAACCTCGTCGGCGAGGAGAACAAGGGCTGGGACTATGCCAAGTTCCTTCTCTCCAACGAGCGCGTCGGCATCGCGCGGATCGGCATCTCGAAGGAGCGGCTGCGCAAGGTGCGCGAGCTCGCGGCCGCCGAGCGCGCGAGCGACGGCGCCCCGCTGATGGACGACCCGCGCTTCGCCGAGAAGGTGGCCGAGGTCGAGATCGAGCTGAAGGCGCTGGAGATCACGCAGATGCGGGTGCTCGCCGCCGAACGCGACGGCGGACGCGGCAAGCCGAACCCGCTCTCCTCCGTCCTCAAGCTGCGCGGCTCCCAGATCCAGCAGAAGACGACCGAGCTGCTTCTGGAGATCGCCGGCCCCTACGCCATGCCCTTCGCACCCGAGCACGGGGACGGCTCCAACGAGCCGCCCGTCGGGCCGGACTGGGCCAGCGTCGTCGCGCCGACCTATTTCAACGCCCGCAAGGTCTCGATCTACGGCGGATCGAACGAGATCCAGCGTAACATCGTCGCCAAGGCGATCCTCGGGCTTTAG
- a CDS encoding TetR/AcrR family transcriptional regulator codes for MTPEEVHEVRRRILREAASIVEEEGIGALSMRYLASNLGMTVGNLYRYFTSRQDMILAYFSVGMSELYEQVQAREVSADPLKALRDLTMSYADFALSDPVRYRLMFLEDSHATRNAGLIQTVTDAYGEFIRRTAAAIEAGVLAPGEAKQKTDIIWAALHGSITLAITAPEMDLGDPQEFVERTIDTILNGLSP; via the coding sequence ATGACGCCTGAGGAGGTCCACGAGGTACGAAGGCGCATCCTTCGGGAAGCGGCTTCGATCGTCGAGGAGGAGGGGATCGGTGCGCTGTCCATGCGGTATCTTGCGTCGAACTTGGGAATGACGGTTGGGAACCTCTACCGGTACTTCACAAGCCGGCAAGACATGATCCTTGCATATTTCAGCGTGGGCATGAGCGAGCTCTACGAGCAAGTACAAGCGCGCGAGGTCTCAGCGGATCCTCTGAAGGCACTTCGTGATCTCACAATGTCTTACGCAGACTTCGCGCTGTCTGATCCTGTTCGCTACCGGTTGATGTTTCTCGAAGACAGCCATGCAACGCGAAATGCAGGCCTCATCCAGACAGTCACCGACGCCTATGGCGAATTCATTCGCCGAACCGCTGCCGCCATAGAGGCCGGCGTGTTGGCCCCTGGCGAGGCGAAGCAGAAGACCGACATCATCTGGGCAGCTCTACATGGGTCGATCACCTTGGCCATCACTGCGCCGGAGATGGACCTCGGAGATCCGCAAGAGTTCGTTGAGCGGACCATAGACACGATCTTGAACGGCCTATCACCTTAA